A DNA window from Pseudorasbora parva isolate DD20220531a chromosome 19, ASM2467924v1, whole genome shotgun sequence contains the following coding sequences:
- the prdm1b gene encoding PR domain zinc finger protein 1 isoform X2, with translation MAEIYSGGHLHHFIDGYDVQRSNWMRFVNPARSRAEQNLVACQNGQDIFFYTIRPVEPKEEMLVWYSQEFSQRLCGPQEQSLKPKSVSDLEYQRQPQYIYYPKLAPSPHKLQSEGEEEETEEKIDVEVIERDTPPDTPDEQVMDFSKKIHKSEPVRFSHHEPMNAHPYPQELPLHGLYGHREGLVSYPSLPLQAPYPILPQFNPHYSRLLLPPYSPPFSSILPSKVGLRYNAFLANEALSYPSVPQFPVTLPYPSPLPDLKESIPNAPATPELSPQLKPECEEAMNLSLASPRIMSPPPSSSPPTPGYKSLPYPLKKQNGKIKYECNICLKTFGQLSNLKVHLRVHSGERPFQCSLCRKSFTQLAHLQKHHLVHTGEKPHECQVCHKRFSSTSNLKTHLRLHSGEKPYQCKLCGVKFTQYIHLKLHRRLHNSCDRPHTCQSCSRGFIHRFSLKLHLRSGCFSSSHSRVPELLEPSGCFSSGRPRVPELLERFDASPEAEALDESAGEAQVDEALEKWMARNLESGEEKNDHPGFLKAFPTNPPPHSRQERASVVHFHHRPAIKTEEDE, from the exons ATGgcagag ATCTACAGTGGTGGCCATTTGCACCACTTCATCGATGGCTATGATGTGCAGCGGAGCAACTGGATGCGCTTCGTTAATCCGGCTCGCTCGCGGGCCGAACAGAACCTGGTGGCGTGCCAAAACGGCCAAGATATCTTCTTCTACACCATCCGACCCGTGGAGCCAAAAGAGGAGATGTTGGTTTGGTACAGCCAAGAGTTTTCCCAAAGACTGTGCGGACCGCAGGAGCAAAGCCTGAAGCCAA AGTCCGTGTCTGATTTGGAGTATCAGAGACAGCCTCAGTACATCTATTACCCCAAACTAGCCCCGAGTCCACACAAACTCCAGAGCGAAGGAGAGGAAGAAGAGACGGAGGAGAAGATTGACGTAGAAGTCATTGAGAGAGACACGCCTCCGGATACTCCAGATGAACAGGTCATGGATTTCAGCAAGAAGATCCACAAATCAGAGCCTGTGCGGTTCTCCCATCACGAGCCGATGAATGCCCACCCGTATCCGCAGGAGCTTCCGCTTCATGGCCTTTATGGGCATCGAGAGGGCCTAGTCTCGTACCCTTCATTACCTCTGCAAGCTCCATATCCTATTTTACCCCAGTTTAACCCTCATTATTCCCGTCTGTTGTTGCCTCCATACTCGCCTCCTTTCTCCTCCATCTTACCCTCCAAAGTAGGTCTCCGGTATAACGCATTCTTGGCTAATGAAGCCTTATCTTACCCGTCCGTCCCACAATTCCCGGTTACACTGCCCTATCCCAGCCCGCTTCCCGATCTGAAGGAAAGCATCCCGAATGCTCCGGCCACTCCTGAACTCTCTCCTCAGCTGAAGCCTGAATGTGAAGAAGCCATGAACCTCAGCCTGGCTTCACCCCGCATCATGTCACCACCGCCCTCTTCTTCTCCACCCACTCCGGGCTATAAATCTCTCCCGTATCCGCTGAAGAAACAGAACGGGAAGATCAAGTACGAATGCAACATCTGCCTCAAAACCTTCGGGCAACTCTCCAACCTCAAA GTGCACCTGAGGGTCCACAGTGGAGAAAGGCCGTTCCAGTGCAGTCTGTGCAGAAAGAGCTTCACTCAGCTGGCTCACCTGCAGAAGCATCACCTGGTCCACACAGGAGAGAAGCCGCACGAGTGTCAG GTGTGCCACAAACGCTTCAGCAGCACCAGTAACCTGAAGACTCACCTGCGTCTGCAttctggagagaagccgtatCAGTGTAAGCTCTGCGGGGTGAAGTTCACTCAGTACATCCACCTTAAACTCCACCGAAGGCTCCATAACTCCTGCGATCGGCCCCACACCTGCCAAAGCTGCTCTCGGGGCTTCATCCACCGCTTCTCCCTAAAGCTCCACCTGCGCTCCGGATGCTTTTCCTCCAGCCATTCCCGAGTCCCGGAGCTCCTGGAGCCATCCGGATGCTTTTCCTCCGGCCGTCCCCGAGTCCCGGAGCTCCTGGAGCGGTTCGACGCCAGCCCCGAGGCCGAGGCTCTGGATGAGAGCGCTGGGGAGGCTCAGGTCGACGAGGCTCTGGAGAAATGGATGGCCAGAAATCTGGAGAGCGGAGAAGAGAAGAACGATCATCCCGGATTCCTGAAGGCTTTTCCCACTAATCCTCCTCCTCATTCCCGACAGGAGCGAGCCAGCGTGGTTCACTTCCACCACCGGCCCGCCATTAAGACGGAGGAGGACGAGTAG
- the prdm1b gene encoding PR domain zinc finger protein 1 isoform X1 — protein sequence MKFSAALEDMSELDFALSCTYIVHDQASEPKFSLPKAMTSIPRNLAFQYSHDNQVTGVFSKEYIPQGTRFGPLQGLIYTKDNVPIQANRKYFWRIYSGGHLHHFIDGYDVQRSNWMRFVNPARSRAEQNLVACQNGQDIFFYTIRPVEPKEEMLVWYSQEFSQRLCGPQEQSLKPKSVSDLEYQRQPQYIYYPKLAPSPHKLQSEGEEEETEEKIDVEVIERDTPPDTPDEQVMDFSKKIHKSEPVRFSHHEPMNAHPYPQELPLHGLYGHREGLVSYPSLPLQAPYPILPQFNPHYSRLLLPPYSPPFSSILPSKVGLRYNAFLANEALSYPSVPQFPVTLPYPSPLPDLKESIPNAPATPELSPQLKPECEEAMNLSLASPRIMSPPPSSSPPTPGYKSLPYPLKKQNGKIKYECNICLKTFGQLSNLKVHLRVHSGERPFQCSLCRKSFTQLAHLQKHHLVHTGEKPHECQVCHKRFSSTSNLKTHLRLHSGEKPYQCKLCGVKFTQYIHLKLHRRLHNSCDRPHTCQSCSRGFIHRFSLKLHLRSGCFSSSHSRVPELLEPSGCFSSGRPRVPELLERFDASPEAEALDESAGEAQVDEALEKWMARNLESGEEKNDHPGFLKAFPTNPPPHSRQERASVVHFHHRPAIKTEEDE from the exons ATGAAGTTCTCTGCCGCTCTCGAGGACATGAGCGAGCTGGACTTCGCTCTTAGCTGCACTTATATCGTCCACGATCAGGCATCTGAGCCCAAGTTCAGCTTACCTAAAGCCATGACCTCCATCCCACGAAACCTGGCCTTCCAGTACAGCCACGACAACCAG GTGACTGGGGTTTTCAGTAAGGAGTACATCCCTCAGGGCACTCGCTTCGGTCCTCTTCAAGGCCTCATCTACACCAAAGACAACGTGCCGATCCAGGCCAACAGGAAGTACTTCTGGAGG ATCTACAGTGGTGGCCATTTGCACCACTTCATCGATGGCTATGATGTGCAGCGGAGCAACTGGATGCGCTTCGTTAATCCGGCTCGCTCGCGGGCCGAACAGAACCTGGTGGCGTGCCAAAACGGCCAAGATATCTTCTTCTACACCATCCGACCCGTGGAGCCAAAAGAGGAGATGTTGGTTTGGTACAGCCAAGAGTTTTCCCAAAGACTGTGCGGACCGCAGGAGCAAAGCCTGAAGCCAA AGTCCGTGTCTGATTTGGAGTATCAGAGACAGCCTCAGTACATCTATTACCCCAAACTAGCCCCGAGTCCACACAAACTCCAGAGCGAAGGAGAGGAAGAAGAGACGGAGGAGAAGATTGACGTAGAAGTCATTGAGAGAGACACGCCTCCGGATACTCCAGATGAACAGGTCATGGATTTCAGCAAGAAGATCCACAAATCAGAGCCTGTGCGGTTCTCCCATCACGAGCCGATGAATGCCCACCCGTATCCGCAGGAGCTTCCGCTTCATGGCCTTTATGGGCATCGAGAGGGCCTAGTCTCGTACCCTTCATTACCTCTGCAAGCTCCATATCCTATTTTACCCCAGTTTAACCCTCATTATTCCCGTCTGTTGTTGCCTCCATACTCGCCTCCTTTCTCCTCCATCTTACCCTCCAAAGTAGGTCTCCGGTATAACGCATTCTTGGCTAATGAAGCCTTATCTTACCCGTCCGTCCCACAATTCCCGGTTACACTGCCCTATCCCAGCCCGCTTCCCGATCTGAAGGAAAGCATCCCGAATGCTCCGGCCACTCCTGAACTCTCTCCTCAGCTGAAGCCTGAATGTGAAGAAGCCATGAACCTCAGCCTGGCTTCACCCCGCATCATGTCACCACCGCCCTCTTCTTCTCCACCCACTCCGGGCTATAAATCTCTCCCGTATCCGCTGAAGAAACAGAACGGGAAGATCAAGTACGAATGCAACATCTGCCTCAAAACCTTCGGGCAACTCTCCAACCTCAAA GTGCACCTGAGGGTCCACAGTGGAGAAAGGCCGTTCCAGTGCAGTCTGTGCAGAAAGAGCTTCACTCAGCTGGCTCACCTGCAGAAGCATCACCTGGTCCACACAGGAGAGAAGCCGCACGAGTGTCAG GTGTGCCACAAACGCTTCAGCAGCACCAGTAACCTGAAGACTCACCTGCGTCTGCAttctggagagaagccgtatCAGTGTAAGCTCTGCGGGGTGAAGTTCACTCAGTACATCCACCTTAAACTCCACCGAAGGCTCCATAACTCCTGCGATCGGCCCCACACCTGCCAAAGCTGCTCTCGGGGCTTCATCCACCGCTTCTCCCTAAAGCTCCACCTGCGCTCCGGATGCTTTTCCTCCAGCCATTCCCGAGTCCCGGAGCTCCTGGAGCCATCCGGATGCTTTTCCTCCGGCCGTCCCCGAGTCCCGGAGCTCCTGGAGCGGTTCGACGCCAGCCCCGAGGCCGAGGCTCTGGATGAGAGCGCTGGGGAGGCTCAGGTCGACGAGGCTCTGGAGAAATGGATGGCCAGAAATCTGGAGAGCGGAGAAGAGAAGAACGATCATCCCGGATTCCTGAAGGCTTTTCCCACTAATCCTCCTCCTCATTCCCGACAGGAGCGAGCCAGCGTGGTTCACTTCCACCACCGGCCCGCCATTAAGACGGAGGAGGACGAGTAG